In Streptomyces sannanensis, the DNA window TGCGGCGGCCGAAGGGGCCGCGACAAGGGCGCCCGCCGCGCCCGTGGCAGCCAGTAATCCCCGTCTGGACAGGCTCATGACCCAACCTCCGTGATCGCGACCGATGGCATGGTCATGCACGCTAGCGCGCACCCGGCCATCGAGGAACAACTCGCACAGCAGTCTCTTCCGCGTCGCCATACCGACCGGTTAGTCTGCCGGCACAGTCGGCAGGGGAGGCGCGATGAGTACGGTCAAGGGCGCGACGGTGGTCGTCACGGGAGCCGGCGGTGGCATCGGGGCCCGCGCTGGCCCGCAGATTTGCTCTCGCTGACCTACCGCCACCGTGGCCTCAAGGTCCACGCGATCTGCCCGCAGGGCGTACGCACCGACATGCTGCGGGCCATCGGTTCGGCCGGCGAACTCGTGCTCGTACCGACCGCGATCGAACCGGACGCTGTCGCTGGCGCCCTCTTCGACGCCATGGACGCCGACCGCTTCCTCGTCCTGTCGCATCCCGAGGTAGCCGGCTACTACGCGGCCCGCGCCGCGGACACCGACCGCTGGCTCGGCAAGATGAACCGCATCCAGCAGAAATGGGAGCGGGCGGGGGAGTGACCCGGCTCTTCCCGGGCAGTGGGAAGATCCTCGAAGCGGTTTCCCGCTCAGGACTTGCGTTCGGAAGGAAAGGCGGTGGCGGCAATGGCCAGGACGAGGGATGAAGAGGGCACGCCCGTCCCCCAGCGGCTGCTGGCCGTCGCCACCCGCTTGTTCGCCGAGCAGGGCTACGACCGCACCTCGGTCCAGGAGATCGTCGAGGCGGCAGGCGTCACCAAGGGCGCCCTCTACCACTACTTCGGCTCCAAGGAGGACCTGCTGCACGAGGTGTACGCACGGGTGCTGCGCCTCCAGCAGGAGCGGCTCGACGCCTTCGCGGAGGCCGACGCACCCGTGGAGCAGCGGGTGCGGGACGCTGCCGCCGACGTCGTCGTCACCACCATCGACAACCTCGACGACGCCGCGATCTTCTTCCGTTCCATGCACCATCTGAGCCCGGAGAAGAACAAGCAGGTGCGTGCGGAGCGCCGCCGCTACCACGAACGCTTCCGGGAGCTCATCGAAGAGGGCCAGCGGGCCGGGGTGTTCTCCACGGCCACCCCCGCCGACCTGGTGGTGGACTACCACTTCGGCTCCGTCCACCACCTGTCCACCTGGTATCGCGCGGATGGCCCGCTCAGCCCGCAGCAGGTCGCCGACCACCTGGCCGATCTGCTGCTGCGGGCGCTGCGCCCGTAGCGACGCTTCCCGGCGGGGCGAGAAGTGTCGTCAAGGGCCGGGGCAACCTCGACCGGATGACCGACCGCTGTGCCCGCAGGGACGCAGCCGCACATTCGACGCGGCGCACGGGCCGGCCCGTCGACCCCCTACAGGTACCGCTTCAGCTCACGGCGGGCCAGTGACCGCTGGTGCACCTCGTCCGGGCCGTCCGCCAGCCGCAGCGTGCGTGCCGCCGCCCACAGCTCCGCGAGCGGGAAGTCCTGGCTGACGCCGCCCGCGCCGTGCACCTGGACGGCCTTGTCGAGGATGTCGACGACCGTGCGGGGTGTGGCGATCTTGATGGCCTGGATCTCGGTGTGGGCGCCGTGGTTGCCCACCGTGTCCATCAGCCAGGCCGTCTTCAGGACCAGCAGCCGTAGCTGCTCGACGGCGACCCGTGCGTCGGCGATCCACTCCTGGACCACGCCCTGCTGGGCGATCGGCCTGCCGAAGGCGGTACGGGACACGGCGCGCCGGCACATCAGCTCGATCGCCCGCTCCGCCATGCCGATCAGCCGCATGCAGTGGTGGATACGGCCCGGACCGAGCCGCGCCTGCGCGATGGCGAAACCGCCGCCCTCCTCGCCGACGAGGTTCGTCACGGGCACGCGCACATGGTCGAAGAAGACCTCGGCATGGCCGCCGTGGTAGTGGTCCTCGTAGCCGTACACCTGCATGGCGCGGCGGATCTCGACGCCCGGGGTGTCGCGGGGGACCAGGACCATGGACTGCCGGCGGCGGATGTCCTCCCCGTCCGGGTCGGTCTTGCCCATCACGATGAGGATCTTGCAGTCGGGGTTCATCGCCCCGGAGATGTACCACTTGCGGCCGGTGATGACGTACTCTCCCCCACTCTCGGCTCCGCTCGAGCGGGAGGTGCCTCCCTCGTCCCGCTCGATCCGGGTCTCGATGTTCGTCGCGTCCGACGAGGCGACCTCGGGCTCGGTCATGGCGAAGGCCGAGCGGATCTCACCGGCGAGCAGCGGCTCCAGCCACTGCTTCTTCTGCTCGTCGGTGCCGAACTGGGCGAGCACCTCCATGTTCCCGGTGTCCGGGGCCGCGCAGTTGAGCGCGGTGGGCGCCAGCTGCGGGGAGCGGCCGGTGATCTCGGCGAGGGGTGCGTACTGGAGGTTGGTCAGTCCGGCACCGTACTCGGCGTCGGGGAGGAAGAGGTTCCACAGGCCCTGCCTGCGCGCCTCGGCCTTCAGCTCCTCCACGACCGGCGGGGTGTCCCACGGGGAGGCGAGCGCGGCGCGCTGCTCATGCACGACCGTTTCTGCCGGGTACACATGGTCGTGGAGCGGCCACCCTCGATCAGCCGGGCCCTGAGCGGTCCGCGCACCAGGCCGGGGCGTTCACGCTCGAGATGGCCGCGCAGCCGTTCGGGGTCGAGGCCTGGGGGCACCTCCCGCGCCGGAGGCTGCGGGGGAGGGGGACTGAACTCATGGGCGCGTACCTCCGTGCACGGATGGAACGGTCCCACTCATCATGCCGACCAGTCGGTATGCCGTCCAGCCCCCGTTCTCTCCGGCCGGGATCAGGCGTGGCAGGCGACCGGTACGCCGCCGTTCATCACCGTCATGTCGCCGAACGCGGCCAGGGGATCCAGCGGCGAGCCCTCCGGCAGACCCTCCAGTTCGGCGTAGGCACGGTGCAGATTGGCCACCAGACGCTCGCTCTCGCGGAGCTCCGCGAACTCGCCGAGGTCGGCCGACTGCGCCGCCTCCAGCGGGGTGAGGCCCTTGGCATGTCCGGCCTCGGCGACCTCGGCCACGTACCGCAGATAGCGCTCCGTCGCGTCGAACACCGACGCATCCGTCACCGGGCCATGACCCGGCACGACCGTCTCCGCGCCGAGCTCGCGCAGTACGTCGAGCGCCCGCAGCGAGCCGCGCAGCGACCCCATGAAGACGAACGGGGTGCCGCCGTTGAAGATCAGGTCACCGGTGAAGACGATCCGCCGCTGCGGCAGCCACACGACGGAGTCACCGCGCGTGTGCGCCACCCCCGGGTGAACCAGCCGCACCTCGGTCTCACCCACATGGACGGTGATCCGGTCGCTGAACGTGAGCGTCGGCGCCGTGATCCGGATGGCACCGAAATCGGTCTGCGGCCAGACCATGTGCAACTGGCGCCCGGCGTCGAACACCTCGCTGCGGCAGGCATCGTGGCCGATCACCGTGGCGTGGGGCGTGAAGACGCTGTTGCCGTAGGTGTGATCGCCGTGGTGATGGGTGTTCACCACCACGTCCGGCAGCGGCATCCCGGCCGTCAGGATCGCCTCACGCAGCATATGGGTCCGTCGCTCGGTGGCCGCCGTGTCCACGAGCAGCGTGCGGGCCCCGTCGCTGACGAACCCGGCGTTGTTCAGGCACCAGCCTCCGTCCGGCTGGACGTAGGCGTGCGCATCGGGCGCGAGCTGAACGGTGTACGGCTCTGTCGCAGGCACAAGGCCCCCTGTGGTCGATGTCGAAACGGTTCGGAAAGCCTGCCAGTTGACATCGAACAGGGGAAAGCAGCGCACCGGTCAGGGCAGAATCGCCACGGCGAACACCGCCAGCCCGGCCACACAGGCGAACGCCGCCAGTGCCGTGCGCGGGGTGAGCGGCGCGGGGCGCGGTGTGGACAGCTGCTGGATCCGGAGGTGTGCGACGCCCAGGAAGCCCAGCCAGGCCAGCGCGGTGAGCGCCAGCCCCATCAGCCCGGGCGCGGTCACCCCGAACTGCACGGCCTGACGCCCCGCCAGCACCGCGACCACCGTGAACGCCAAGGTGGTGCGCCGCCAGGCGAGCCGGGTGCGCTCGGGCTGCAGCCCGGGGTCACGCGTCGGCGCCTGGTGCCCGGTCACCGGCCCTGCCAGCCGAAGAGCACGACCACCACCATGGCCAGCGCGACCACCCCGACCGCGAGGCTCAGCAGCGTCGGAAATCGCGATACCGGCAGATCCTCGCCCCGCCGCATGGCACGCTCGCAGCGCACCCAGTGGTTGACCGCCCGCAGCGCGCACAGCACCCCGGCCGCGAGCAGGGCGAGCGCCAGGCCCGTCCGGATTCCGCGGGGCAGGGCCGGAAGGAACTGGTCCACGGCGAAACCGCCGGCGATCAGGGCAAGCGCGGTGCGGATCCAGGCGAGAAAGGTGCGCTCGTTGGCGAGCGAGAAGCGGTAGTCGGGGGTCTCGCCCTCCTCGGCGATACGCCGGGGCGCGAACCACAGCCGCAGGGTCTCCATCATGCCGCTCACGGGCGCACTTTACCGAGGCGCTCGCGACCCGGCGTTACGACCCCGGGCGCGCCGTGCCATCCGACGGCGAAGCGGGCGTGTGCTTCCGCACCCGCACGCGGCCCGAGCGCCGGTCCTGCGGCATGGGCTCAGCCGGACGACGCCTCCCGGTACGCGCGCAGCCGCTCGTACGCCGCGAAGCCGTCCGGCACCCACTCCCACTCGCCGAGCCGTGCCTCCAGCTCGGCCTCCGGGATGAAGGCGTGCCAGGCGACCTCCTCCACCTGCGGGTTCACCTGCAGTTCGCAGCGCACCTCGTAGACGTACGACCACCAGGTGTGCTCGCTGTTCTCGTACAGGAACTTGAACAGTGGTACGGGCCGGGGGAGCCCCGACACCCCGAGCTCCTCCTCCGCCTCGCGCAGCGCCGCCTCGCCGTACGACTCGCCCGCGCCGACGACCCCGCCGACGAACATGTCGTACATCGAAGGGAAGACCAGCTTGGTCGGGGTGCGACGATGAATGAACACCCGCCCCTCCGCGTCCCGCGCCAGGATGAACACACAGCGGTGCCGCAGCCCCTTCGCGTATGCCTCGCCGCGCGGGGCCTGCCCGATCACGCGGTCGTTCTCGTCGACGATGTCCAGGATCTCGTCAGCAGCGCTCATGGAAGCCATCCAACCAGTTGACGCCGTACTGGCTGGTAGCGAAGATCTGGGCCCATGGCGTACGACGCGGATGTCATCGTGATCGGGGCGGGTCTCGCGGGCCTCGCGGCCACTGCCGAGCTGGCCGACGCGGGCAGGAAGGTCATCCTGCTCGACCAGGAGCCCGAGCAGTCGATCGGCGGGCAGGCACACTGGTCCTTCGGCGGGCTGTTCTTCGTGAACTCGCCCGAGCAGCGCCGGATGCGCATCAAGGACAGCAGGGAGCTCGCCCTCCAGGACTGGTTCGGTACTGCCGGATTCGACCGCGAGGAGGACCACTGGCCGCGCAAGTGGGCCGAGGCGTATGTCGACTTCGCGGCCGGTGAGAAGCGGGCCTGGCTGCGCGCGCAGGGCGTGCGCTTCTTCCCGGTCGTCGGCTGGGCCGAGCGCGGCGGCTACGACGCCTCCGGGCACGGCAACTCCGTGCCGCGCTTCCACATCACCTGGGGCACGGGCCCCGGCCTGGTGGAGCCGTTCGAGCGGCGGGTGCGCGCCGGGGTCGCAAGAGGCCTGGTCCAGCTGAGGTTCCGGCACCGGGTGACCGGGCTGGGTCGCAGCGCGGGTGCCGTGGACACGGTCAGCGGCGAGGTCCTGGCGCCGAGCCGCGCCGAACGGGGGACGGCCAGCAGCAGGCAGGTGACCGGGGCCTTCGAGTTCCGGGCCCAGGCCGTGATCGTCACCTCGGGCGGCATCGGCGGCAACCACGACCTCGTACGCGCCAACTGGCCGGAGCGGCTCGGCAGCCCGCCCGAGCACATGCTCTCCGGGGTGCCCGCGCATGTCGACGGACTGATGCTGGGCATCACGGAGCGGGCGGGCGCACGCATCGTCAACCGCGACCGGATGTGGCACTACACCGAGGGCATCCAGAACTGGAACCCGATCTGGGCCAGGCACGGCATCCGTATCCTGCCGGGCCCCTCCTCGCTCTGGCTGGACGCGCGCGGCCGCAGGCTGCCCGTGCCGCTGTTCCCCGGATTCGACACGCTCGGCACCCTCGAGCACATCATGCGGACCGGATACGACTACACCTGGTTCGTCCTCGACCAGAAGATCATCGGCAAGGAGTTCGCGCTGTCCGGGTCCGAGCAGAATCCGGACCTGACCGGCAGGTCCGTCCGCGATGTCATCGGGCGTGCCCGCGCCGAAGTCCCGGGGCCGGTCAAGGCGTTCATGGACAACGGCGCGGATTTCGTCGTCGAGCGGGACCTGGGCGCGCTCGTACGCGGCATGAACGCCCTCACCAAGGAGCCCCTCATCGACGAGGCGGAGCTGCACCGCACCGTCACCGCCCGGGACCGGGAGATCGCCAACCCCTTCACCAAGGACCTCCAGGTGACGGCGATGCGCGGGGCCCGCGCCTACCTCGGCGACAAGCTCATCCGCACCGCCCCGCCGCACCGCATCCTCGATCCGGGGGCGGGCCCGCTGATCGCCGTGCGGCTGCACATCCTCACGCGCAAGACGCTCGGTGGTCTGGAGACCGACCTGTCCTCACGGGTGCTCACCGAGGGTGGCGTTCCGCTTCCCGGCGTGTACGCCGCGGGCGAGGCGGCCGGCTTCGGCGGCGGCGGGGTTCACGGCTACCGCTCACTGGAGGGGACCTTCCTCGGCGGGTGCCTCTTCTCCGGCCGTATGGCGGGTCGCGCCGCCGCCCGGGCGGTTGCCTGACGGGTATCGCCGCAGGTCGAGGCTCAACCTGCCGGCACTACGGGAAAGTTGAAGCATTAACGGTTGAAGGGCGGCCTTGACGTGGGGTCGCACCTGCCGCTTTGCTGTGCGCGATCGTTTGCCTGCCTGTCGTGATCGTGGAGGAAAAACCCGCGGATGTCCCCACCTCCGCCGCCATTCGGCCGTTCCCGAAGACGGAACGACCCGTTCTTCGATCCGGCACTCGACGACGACGAACTCGCTACGGTGCGTGGACAGTTGGCCCAGGGGCGCTGGCCGGGCGTACGCGCTCTGCTCGCCGCGACCGGCGACGACCGGGAGCGCCGCGGCCATCGCCTCGTCGTGCTCGGCGAGCTCGGCAGCGCGGCCGCCTGGGCGCGGGACTGGCTGATCGCGGAACCGGACAGCCCGGACGCGGCCGCGCTGCTTGCCTGCGCCGCAGTGCACCGTGCCCTGGACGGGAGGGAGCCCGAGGACCGGGCGCGTGACGCCTGCCGCACGGCCGCGCGGCTGGCGCCGGCCGACCCCACGCCATGGCTGGCGCTGCTGCTGCTCGCCCGGTCGGCCGGCACGGAGGAGGAGACCTCCCGGTCCTTCGAGGAGGTACGGGCCCGCCATCCGCATCACCATCACGCCCACCATCTGATGGCAGCCCGGCTGGCCGAATGTCAGCGCGGCTCCGGCCAGGACCCCCTCCACGAGGTGTACGACTTCGCCTCCTGGGCCGTCGAGAGCGCCCCCGCCGACTCCCCACTCGCCGTCCTCCCCGTTGTGGCGCACGCCGAGCGCTACCGGGTGCTCGCCGCCATGGGCCACGAGCCGGACGACCCGGCCGCCTCCGGCCACTGGACGGGACGGCGGGCCCGCCAGGTGATGAAGGCCGCGTTCGACTGGTGGCTGGAGTGGGGGTGCGAGGACCATCCGCGCCGCCATGTCGACCTCAACTACCTCGCCCACGCCAAGCACTGCGAGGGCCGGCCCGCCGAGGCCGCCGCCCTTTTCCAGCGCATTGGCCCGCATGCCACGAAAGACCCCTGGTCCTACCCGGGCCGGGACCCGTATCAGGCGTTCTCCGCCGCGCGTAGCGCCGCGCTCG includes these proteins:
- a CDS encoding NUDIX domain-containing protein, which produces MSAADEILDIVDENDRVIGQAPRGEAYAKGLRHRCVFILARDAEGRVFIHRRTPTKLVFPSMYDMFVGGVVGAGESYGEAALREAEEELGVSGLPRPVPLFKFLYENSEHTWWSYVYEVRCELQVNPQVEEVAWHAFIPEAELEARLGEWEWVPDGFAAYERLRAYREASSG
- a CDS encoding FAD-binding dehydrogenase, producing the protein MAYDADVIVIGAGLAGLAATAELADAGRKVILLDQEPEQSIGGQAHWSFGGLFFVNSPEQRRMRIKDSRELALQDWFGTAGFDREEDHWPRKWAEAYVDFAAGEKRAWLRAQGVRFFPVVGWAERGGYDASGHGNSVPRFHITWGTGPGLVEPFERRVRAGVARGLVQLRFRHRVTGLGRSAGAVDTVSGEVLAPSRAERGTASSRQVTGAFEFRAQAVIVTSGGIGGNHDLVRANWPERLGSPPEHMLSGVPAHVDGLMLGITERAGARIVNRDRMWHYTEGIQNWNPIWARHGIRILPGPSSLWLDARGRRLPVPLFPGFDTLGTLEHIMRTGYDYTWFVLDQKIIGKEFALSGSEQNPDLTGRSVRDVIGRARAEVPGPVKAFMDNGADFVVERDLGALVRGMNALTKEPLIDEAELHRTVTARDREIANPFTKDLQVTAMRGARAYLGDKLIRTAPPHRILDPGAGPLIAVRLHILTRKTLGGLETDLSSRVLTEGGVPLPGVYAAGEAAGFGGGGVHGYRSLEGTFLGGCLFSGRMAGRAAARAVA
- a CDS encoding DUF202 domain-containing protein, with translation MTGHQAPTRDPGLQPERTRLAWRRTTLAFTVVAVLAGRQAVQFGVTAPGLMGLALTALAWLGFLGVAHLRIQQLSTPRPAPLTPRTALAAFACVAGLAVFAVAILP
- a CDS encoding MBL fold metallo-hydrolase is translated as MPATEPYTVQLAPDAHAYVQPDGGWCLNNAGFVSDGARTLLVDTAATERRTHMLREAILTAGMPLPDVVVNTHHHGDHTYGNSVFTPHATVIGHDACRSEVFDAGRQLHMVWPQTDFGAIRITAPTLTFSDRITVHVGETEVRLVHPGVAHTRGDSVVWLPQRRIVFTGDLIFNGGTPFVFMGSLRGSLRALDVLRELGAETVVPGHGPVTDASVFDATERYLRYVAEVAEAGHAKGLTPLEAAQSADLGEFAELRESERLVANLHRAYAELEGLPEGSPLDPLAAFGDMTVMNGGVPVACHA
- a CDS encoding TetR/AcrR family transcriptional regulator encodes the protein MARTRDEEGTPVPQRLLAVATRLFAEQGYDRTSVQEIVEAAGVTKGALYHYFGSKEDLLHEVYARVLRLQQERLDAFAEADAPVEQRVRDAAADVVVTTIDNLDDAAIFFRSMHHLSPEKNKQVRAERRRYHERFRELIEEGQRAGVFSTATPADLVVDYHFGSVHHLSTWYRADGPLSPQQVADHLADLLLRALRP
- a CDS encoding YidH family protein; its protein translation is MMETLRLWFAPRRIAEEGETPDYRFSLANERTFLAWIRTALALIAGGFAVDQFLPALPRGIRTGLALALLAAGVLCALRAVNHWVRCERAMRRGEDLPVSRFPTLLSLAVGVVALAMVVVVLFGWQGR